A genome region from Hevea brasiliensis isolate MT/VB/25A 57/8 chromosome 7, ASM3005281v1, whole genome shotgun sequence includes the following:
- the LOC110650633 gene encoding serine/threonine protein phosphatase 2A 59 kDa regulatory subunit B' gamma isoform, with the protein MIKQILGKLPRKPSKSSNNDSNNDGGVNAFSSLNSSHGPNSINSSKASSIASKSASSGLGASRVNNGTIAPQNKSNQGKKSAAVAGQVGPMLASGVYEPLPNFKDVPSSEKQNLFIRKLNMCCVVFDFSDPSKNLKEKDIKRQTLHELVDYISSVTSKFNEVTMQEITKMAAANLFRTLPSVNHDNKILEMYDPEEDEPTMEPAWPHLQIVYEFLLRFVASTETDAKLAKRYIDHSFVLKLLDLFDSEDQREREYLKTILHRIYGKFMVHRPFIRKSINNIFYRFIFETERHNGIAELLEILGSIINGFALPLKEEHKLFLVRALIPLHKPKCVSMYHQQLSYCITQFVEKDFKLADTVIRGLLKYWAITNSSKEVMFLGELEEVLEATQAAEFQRCMIPLFRQIGRCLNSSHFQVAERALFLWNNDHIRNLITQNRQVILPIIFPALERNTRGHWNQAVQSLTLNVRKIFSDADQELFDDCLVKFQEDEVKEREIQEKRESIWKRLEDVAASKAVSNEAVLVSRFASAVAITAGTGPCATAGS; encoded by the exons ATGATCAAACAGATATTGGGCAAGCTACCTCGAAAACCGTCAAAATCATCGAATAATGACTCAAACAATGATGGTGGGGTCAATGCCTTTTCTTCTCTAAATTCTTCCCACGGACCCAATTCCATAAACAGCTCAAAGGCGTCCTCCATTGCTTCGAAGTCTGCTAGTTCGGGTTTGGGCGCTTCGCGCGTGAACAATGGGACCATTGCACCACAGAACAAATCTAATCAAGGAAAAAAATCTGCCGCCGTTGCAGGCCAAGTGGGTCCGATGTTGGCTTCTGGGGTTTACGAGCCATTGCCTAATTTCAAGGATGTTCCTAGTTCGGAGAAGCAGAATCTCTTTATTAGAAAGTTGAACATGTGCTGTGTTGTGTTTGATTTTAGTGATCCCTCTAAAAATCTTAAGGAGAAGGACATTAAAAGGCAGACTTTGCATGAACTTGTTGATTATATTTCTTCTGTGACATCAAAGTTCAATGAGGTGACAATGCAAGAGATTACAAAGATGGCGGCAGCTAATTTGTTTAGAACACTTCCATCTGTGAATCACGATAACAAGATTCTGGAAATGTATGACCCAGAGGAGGATGAACCGACCATGGAGCCCGCATGGCCTCATCTTCAAATTGTGTACGAGTTTCTTCTTAGATTTGTGGCTTCAACAGAAACTGATGCCAAGCTTGCAAAGAGATACATTGACCATTCGTTTGTGTTGAAATTGCTAGATTTGTTTGATTCGGAGGACCAAAGGGAAAGGGAGTATTTGAAGACAATACTGCATCGCATTTATGGGAAATTTATGGTGCATCGGCCATTTATTAGAAAATCTATAAACAATATCTTTTACCGTTTCATATTTGAAACAGAAAGGCATAATGGGATCGCTGAATTGCTTGAGATATTGGGCAGCATAATTAACGGGTTTGCTTTGCCATTGAAGGAAGAGCACAAGCTCTTTCTAGTCCGTGCCCTGATTCCACTTCACAAGCCCAAGTGTGTATCGATGTACCATCAACAACTTTCATATTGTATCACTCAATTTGTGGAAAAAGATTTCAAGCTTGCTGATACTGTAATTAGAGGTCTTTTAAAGTATTGGGCCATAACTAATAGTTCGAAGGAGGTTATGTTCCTTGGTGAGTTGGAGGAAGTTTTAGAAGCCACTCAGGCAGCAGAGTTTCAGCGATGCATGATTCCCTTATTCCGTCAAATAGGTCGCTGTCTCAACAGCTCACATTTTCAG GTGGCTGAACGTGCATTGTTTTTGTGGAACAATGATCACATAAGGAATTTGATCACACAAAACCGTCAAGTGATACTGCCTATAATCTTCCCTGCTTTAGAGAGAAACACAAGGGGTCACTGGAACCAAGCTGTTCAGAGTCTGACACTGAATGTGAGGAAGATATTTTCAGATGCCGATCAAGAACTTTTTGATGACTGCTTGGTTAAATTCCAAGAAGATGAAGTAAAGGAGAGAGAAATACAGGAGAAGAGAGAATCAATATGGAAAAGATTGGAGGATGTGGCAGCCTCTAAGGCTGTAAGCAACGAGGCTGTGCTTGTCTCAAGGTTTGCCTCTGCTGTTGCAATTACAGCTGGGACAGGTCCATGCGCTACTGCAGGTAGTTGA